The Leclercia sp. S52 genome has a segment encoding these proteins:
- the nirD gene encoding nitrite reductase small subunit NirD, whose amino-acid sequence MSQWVNICKIDEILPATGVCALLGHEQVAIFRPRHDEQVFAISNIDPFFEASVLSRGIIAEHQGELWVASPLKKQRFRLSDGHCMEDESRSVKHYDVRVKDGKVQLRG is encoded by the coding sequence ATGAGCCAGTGGGTCAACATCTGCAAAATCGACGAGATCCTGCCTGCCACCGGCGTGTGCGCGCTGTTAGGTCATGAGCAGGTTGCCATTTTCCGTCCGCGTCACGACGAACAGGTGTTTGCTATCAGCAATATCGACCCGTTCTTCGAGGCCAGCGTGCTCTCCCGCGGGATCATCGCTGAGCATCAGGGCGAGCTGTGGGTTGCCAGCCCGCTGAAAAAGCAGCGTTTCCGCCTGAGCGACGGCCACTGCATGGAAGATGAGAGCCGCTCCGTGAAGCACTATGACGTCCGCGTCAAAGACGGCAAGGTACAGCTGAGAGGCTGA